The genomic stretch AGACGATGATGGAGACCACGCCAAGAACCCGCAGCGGCTGTTCCAGCAGAATGCCGGGCACGAATAACATGCCCACCGACACAAAGAACAGCACCGAGAAGGCATCGCGCAACGGTAAAGATTCCTGGGCAGCGCGGTGGCTGAACTCCGACCCGCGCATTACCATGCCGGCGAAGAATGCGCCCAGGGCAAACGACACCCCGAACAGCTCAGAGGCGCCGTAGGCAATGCCGATAGCGGACGCGATGACCGACAGGGTGAACAGTTCACGCGAGCCGGTGCGCGATACTTGCCACAACAGCCACGGCAATACACGGCGACCTGCGATCAGCATCAAGGCAATGAAGGCCCCCACTTGCAGCAGTGTTTTCCCGATCGTCACCCACAAGGGTTGAGCCGCCGCCTGCGTTGCAACAGAGCCGCCCAGCACGTCAGCGAGCGGTGGCAGCAACACCAGAACCAGCACGGTGGCCAGGTCCTCGACTACGAGCCAGCCGACAGCGATTCGCCCGTTCATGGTGTCGAGTACGCCTCGGGTTTCCATCGCCTTGAGTAGCACCACGGTACTGGCGCAAGAGAGCGACAAGCCGAAGATCAGTCCGCTGCCCCAGCTCCATCCCCACCACATTGACACCAGCATGCCCAGCACTGTCGCCATGGCCATCTGCACCACTGCGCCGGGCACAGCAATGCGCTTGACCGCCAAAAGGTCATTGATCGAGAAATGCAAACCAACGCCAAACATCAGCAGCATGACGCCGATTTCCGACAGCTGTGAGGCGATATGTGTGTCAGCCACGAAACCAGGCGTGGCCGGACCGATAATGATGCCGGCAACCAGATAGCCCACCAACGCCGGTATTTTGATTCGCTCGGCAATAAATCCGAGGATCAACGCGACACTGAAGCCGGAGGCAATGGTCGTGATCACAGAAATGTTATGGTCCATTCGGTTCTCTGGTCGGTCCTCGGTGGAACGTGTCCTGCAAATCGTTGTCCGGTATGGGCCGGCGCGGCCTCTAACAAACATCGCATTATTGGTATTCAGGATGCTCAGTTGAGCTATACGCTATCCTGATGTCAGGCAAGCTGTGATCGGTGAGACGATCAATCGAGGCTGATGGCGCACGAATTCGCTGACGTGGTCTGGCCTCAATTCAGCAGGACACGGTTACCGACTCGCTCGTCCTGCGCTAGCTCAGCGCCTATCCGTGGTAGGACAGGCCGGCCATCGGATTGCACAAACTGGGCGGCGGCGGACGAACGCTCTTCACGCTCAAAGGGCTGCAGGATCCAACATCGGTGATACCGCGTATCCCCCAGGCTGAATACGGGGGAGATCTTCAACTCGCACATCCGCCCCGTAACAGAATCAGCGCTATCGCGCCGGCAGCCTTAACCTGAGGGTAGCCGCGATCCCGCTGTCGAACACGGTAATGTGGAACGGGCGATCGCTGCCTTTGAGACAGCGGCATCACATCGACGAGAACCTGCTGACCATCTTGCCCCGCTCGGGCGGAGTCGCATCCACCCGCCCCTGGTGATTACGTCTGGCAAGTCAGCGAGCGTTGTTCAGTGGTGGTGTGCTCGCTGCCCATACCTTACAACATGATAACAAGTGCAGCAAGTTCGTTGTATGCGGGATGAACACGTCCTCGCGTTTCCTCCGCGCGGGCATGCGGCGCCAGTCGTTTCATCGCCTGTTCAGGTAACAGATAGGCCATTCAGCGCAGACGCACCGAATCTTTCACTTACCTTGCATATTCCTGCCAAATGGGCTTTAATGAGGCTGTACGCATTCCTGATTGTTCAGCCACCCAATCCCTGTTGAAACCATTGCCATGTCTTTCATCCCGAATCCTCTTCTCACGTCGTGTCCCGTTCCGGCCCAAGCCGGAACGGGCATCGGTTGGCGTCGGAAGACTGGGATTGTGAGACCCCGCTGGAGCCGCGGAGGTCCCGCGGACAAGTCAGCACTTCCTTTTGCCCGGCTCTTCGCGTAACACACTACCGCGAAGGCCCGGGCCCCCTACCTCAGCTGGCCGCCTACGACCGTTCACGGTTGCGACTTTCCTTCAGGACGCCGCGACCTGACGTGCTGCATGCACATGCGTGGGCGAATGACGCATTCCACCGAATCCTCGTTGCGCTGCGAACGTGCGGCCGTTCGTCGCACGTCCGAGACGCGACGAGGGCCTATGCGAGCAACCGGGAAAACCATGGAAACGCAAACCAAACGTTCAAACGAAGCGCAGGAGCCTGGTGCGACACCCGCCATTTCGATCACGCGTCGGGCTGCTGATATACAGGCCATCCTGTTGCAGACGGGACGCAGTGACCCGCTGAACTGTTGCGCTGAATACAAAGGCTACCGCCTGAATGCCTATGCCAGGCCTACGTCTAGCGAGCTGTATGCGGCCGATCTGGTGATTGGGCGCCCTGGATTTCCATCACGTCACTTCCGCGCCCTGGACCACTTCTACGACGTGCGGCAAGCCCTGCATTATGCGACCAGATGGGGAAGAATCTGGGTCGACCATCAACTGACGAAAAACACCGGCAACGTCAGTCGCCTGGACAATCGCGCGCAGCAGTCTTGATGCTTCACTCGACAACATAGGAAGATGATTCGTTATGCATACTATATCAAGATGCAGGAGTGACGGAACATTGCGCTTCGTGGTTAGGAACCCTTCCGTCCCAACGGCAGCGCTCCTGTACTGGCTGGGAATGCCAGAACCGTCACAGGATGCGAGTTTCAGGGAGGTCACCCAGCGTTTCAGCTGCCTGATGCAGGTTGTTTTCGCGGATGAGCGTCCCGGCGCGTTTGTCAACCGGAAGGTCGTGCGCGAAGTTGTCCGGTCTGGCGTAGTTGACCGCCTCGTCTTTTTCGATGATTCGTGGCTGGACGTATGGAATGACAGTCGTTGCGTGGACATCTGTAATCTGCATTCCTGCCGGAGGCACACATGTCACTTGCCCGAACCTCTTCATCTATGACTGTGAATGCACACGCCGAAGTCCCGCCGATCCTTTCGGAACCCGACATGGATCGCCTCAGGGCATGTGTGCTCCTGCCAACGGTGTCGGCCCAGCAGCGCGCGTTGGTGGAAGCACTCGAATCTACAGCCGTTGTTGTCGACCACACCGAGATTCCACCGAACGTCGTCACGATGAACACGACCGTCCAATGCACAACGGTCGACGGCGCTCACGCACATACGTGGACGTTGGTCTATCCGGACGAGGCGGACTACCTGCGAGGGCGACTGTCTGTGCTGTCACCTGCCGGCATCGCGTTACTCGGTGCGCGTTGCGGCCAGACCGTGGTATGCCGGCCGCCACGCGGCGTACCGATCCAATATGTCATCAGAGAAATCCTGTTGCAGCCGGAGAGCCGGCGCAGGGCGTAGCCTGGTGAGTCAGATTCAGATATCGCACCTCGAGACTGACGGAGGGTCCATATGTATGGTGCGAACGCGATACTTTTTCCCACAAAGATCCAGATAATCGGAGAGACCGACATGTTGAGCCCCCATGAATTCGCCACCTTGATGTTAGTCAACGCAGCGGCCGACCAGATCGACCCGACCCGCGAAGAGCTTGGCACGTTGCTGAAGCGTCAACTTGTTGCATTCGAACAGCTCGCGTCCGGACGCCAGCGTCCCCGCCTTACCAGCGCGGGCAACTCCGTGCTTCGAGCCATGGTGCGAACGCGTTGAGCAGGATCCGCCGACGCCCGGTTACCCGGAATCACGCTACCGAACGCTTCACCAGCACCGGCACTGCCACGATCTGGCTGTCGATGGCGACTACATGCGCGCGGGGGATCCAGTCGGATCGCCCCTCTGCAAATCGATGGATGTGACTGCGCATGCTGCGCACCTCGTCGGCCCCGTCACCCGATCCATCGCACGGCCCTAAGCCACGCGAGATCACCCCTGAAGGAGAGACATGATGCTGTCCCATGAACAGATTGCTGCAACCCAAAAAGCCTACCTCGACAACCTTTTCAACCTGACCAACGGAATCGTCGAGGGCGCCGACAAGCTGGCCCGGCTGAACATGGAGGCGACCCGGTCGACGCTGGCCGGTCAGCTCGACGGGACGCAGAAGGCGCTTGCCGTCAGGGAACCACAGGAATGGCTGCGGCTGCATGACCGCCTTGCTGCGCCGACGGCAGAGAGGATCCAGGCCCGGAACCACCAGCTTTTCGAGATCGCAGCGTCGATTCAAGTCGACATTATGCGGTTCGCGCAGGCGCAGTGGGAAGCGTATGGCCACCGGGTCAGGACACTGGCGGAGGACGTCGCGAAAAGCGCGCCCGTGGGCTCCGGCTCCGCTGTGGCCGCGCTCAATTCCACGATCACCGCCACCCGCAAGCTGTATGAAACCCTGCAGGAAACCGGTCGGCGGGCGGTCGAGGTCACCCGAAGCAGCTTCGATGCAGCGGCGATGGCCGTTCCGGGAACCGCCCGTCGCACGATCGGGCCAGCGAACGAGGCGACGAAGCGATGACCACGATACCGGCACCACAGACATGGTGCTGAACCCTGCATGTATTGACCAGCAGGAGGGGGTGAATGAATGACACGCAAGATCGCCAGAGCGTCTAACGATGCAGCTGACACCCGAGCGAACGACCTGACAGGTCGTCGCCGGGTGTGGGAAGGAGGTGAAGATGCACGAAAGCTGGGTAAGCATGTTGGTGGGTTTCGCGGTGCTGCTGTTTGCAGTCGTTTTCATGGTCGGCCATTATCGGCTGGAGCATCGGCGGGCACAGCTGTTGAGGCAGATGGACCGCACGTATCACGGGCACCGCCCTCGCAACCGCCGGTCTATGTGCGATCCGGACGACCCGCAGAACAACAACACGAATCCTGCCGGGAAAGCCTATGAACGTTGACCACCATCTGGCGCAGGAACTGGCGCATATCCGCGTCATGATCGCGCAACTCGAACTCCTGGTTCGTGAAGACGATATACGTTGGACGAACCAGGTGAACTCACCCGACTACTGGCGCGCACGGATCAATGCGATCCTGGCGACGGATCCTCCTGCGCTCGAACCGCTGTGCGCGCTCGAAGGACTCGATCTTCGTAGCGGCACTGAGGGCCCGTTCGAGGGCGAAGTGGGCCGCGCCCAGTGGTGTAGGGACGACGGTCTGGCGCCCGCGCCGGGTCATTGGCACGTGCAGTGCGTTGATCAGGAAGTCACGCGGCCGGAGCACAATGCGCTCGCCGCTGACGGCAGTGAGTCGTGCTCGCGTAGACGATAGGCATGTCGTACATGGTGACGATTGACGGCGAGCAGATCGCCGCGCCACGCCCCCTACTCTGCCAGGCACAAATGCGACGCACCTAGACGGCATGGCTGGTCACCTTTCGCAGCCCGCGCGCGAGCCGTGTGGTGCGTTCGCCGCTGAATCCGGCGTCCGCAAGGCCTGCGCGAACGCGTTGAACCAGTGCGGCATAGCGGCTTTGCCCCGGCCGTCTTTTGAACTCGCCTGTCCACGATTGCACATTCTTCAGCGAGTCCGCAATCAGCTCGCCGAGCGCACTTTGATTGCGCATCGCAACGTCTATGCCGTCCGGCCAGAGGCTCGATCTCGCGGCGACATAGTCGCGTATGAGGGTTCGCGTCGCTGCGTTGATCTCGCTCCAGTCCTTTGCATCGACCACGACTTCACGCAATACTTTAATATCGTGTTCGATCCGTCGCGCCGGCAGTTCACAAGCATGTTGCTACCACTCGTGAGCAAGTGATGCGAGACACAGGTTCGACCGACCAACGTTGTATGAGTTGGTGAACTCAGTTTCCGCAAGTGTCCTCATTCCTTCGTGATCGAGGGTCCCAAGCGGGACACCTAGCCCTATCCACAGTAAGCCGAAGACGCGGGTTGGTAATGACGTGTATCGAACTGGGCACTCCATGTCGCATACTCGATATTTTGGATTCGCCTCGTTCAGTCTCAAGGTCGAATATCAATCGCCGATATCCTGACTTCGCCGCCTTTTCCACGCATAGGGTCGACGGGGGACAGGTCGCGCCGCACCGGTCGACCGAGGTCTGGTTTCCCCAGCATACGTGAAGGATGAAACGGCGTCGCAGTTCGCCTGTGAGCGGCAAAATGAGTCCGTCAAACGACCGCTCGCCGGAGTGATCGCCCGCAACGGAATCAACGAAATGGGTTCGTAAGTCGCGTCTCGGGCGCAATGGTGAAGGGTTCGATCGGAGTTCTCGTCGTCGGGCGGCGATGCGCCCGACCAAGCTTAACTGAGCGGTGCCGACCTATTCCGTTGAAAAACTCCCCCAGGAGTCGAGTTCTTGGCTGTCCTGGAATCCATCAATCGACGGGAGTGCATCGTCATGATGGGCCAGCGAAGCGGCGATCAGGAGCAGCTGTTTTACGTGTTTAACCTGGATGATCACGTTCCGAAAGACCATCTGTTACGCGGCATAGATCACTTCTTCGATGCCGGCGACCTCCGTAAGCACATGGCGTCGTTTTACAATCATACGGGATGCCCCTCGGTCGATCCCGAGTTGATGATTCGCATGCTGATCGTCGGATACTGCTTCGGCATCCGCTCCGAGCGGCGGCTGTGTGAAGAAGTCCATCTGAATCTCGCGTATCGCTGGTTTTGCCGTCTCGGTCTTGAGGATGCCGTTCCGGATCACTCAACATTCTCAAAGTATCGCCATGGGCGATTTCGCGACAGCGATATGCTGCGCCATGTATTCGAATCAGTTTTGCGTCGCTGCATGAACGAGGGCCTCGTAGGCGGTGAAGGGTTCGCGATCGACGCCAGCGTCATCACAGCCGACGCCAATCGCACCCGTGGCATCGCGGGGACTGAAACAATCGACTGGAGTCGCGGCGAAGGACCGAGCCGTGCGGTGCGCGAGTATCTGGCGACGCTCGATGAGAACGACACTGATGCGCAGGTGGTAGAAGCATCGCAGGAACCCGCTACACAGCCAAAGAACATTTCGCTGACCGATCCGGCTGCACGCTGGACCGCAGCACCCGGTGCCCCGGCGTTCTACGCCTACTCGATCAACTACCTGATTGATCTTCATGCGGGAATCATCATGGATGTCGAGGCCACACCCGCATACCGCACACAGGAGGTCGACTCGACCAGGACCATGATTGACCGGGTCGAGCAGCGCTTCCGCCTCAAACCTCAACAGCTGGTGGGTGATACTGCTTATGGCACCGCGTCGATGCTTGCCTGGATCATCAATGACAAGGCGATCGAGCCGCATGTTCCGGTCTGGAAGAAAAGGGCGCGTAGCGACGAGACGTTCTCGAACAGCGATTTCCAATGGTTCGAGCAAAGCAATGAATATCGCTGCCCCGCTGGACATGCACTGCGTAGCGAACGTCGTCGATTCAGAAATCCGCGCACGCATATCACCAAGGCCAAAACGGTCGTCTATCGATCAAGCCAGTTGGACTGCGCTGGATGCTTGAATACAGCATCGCGGCTCGCGATCGCCCATGCGATTTGTCTTATATAGTCTTTACCTGTCAACCTGGCAGTTCCGTTTGGAATGCAGTAGTACAAATCATATGTCCAATGCAACTTCTCTGGGAAGAAGTTGGAATGGGATGTTAGTCCCTCCTTGGGCGGAATGACTTCGGCCTGGATTTCAGACCTCCCGATACTCACACCCGGGGTCCAAAGCCGAAAACGGAGCACGAAAGCGCGATTTTCAGCGCAGCCCAGAGCAGCCATATCCGTCCACATGATCAATCTTTCGTATCAGCGTGTCGACCTCGATATGAGGGAAGTAGTCCCGGCACACCTCGTCGATTGGGATGATGGCTTTGGCTCCATACTGGGCCATGAGGATGAAGGCGGTGTTCATGCGCACCTTGCGTGAAATTCAGCGGCCGTGACCACCTCCGTGCCCGCCATGTCCGCCGCCCCCGCGTCCTCCGCCTCCCCAGTTTCCTCCGCCATGGCCACGCCAACCGTGATGGAAATCGCCGTGACCATGTCGGTGGTCCCATCCACCGCCACCCCATATATTGACGGTGCCATAGCCAAACGCCGGCACGTACTCTGGTCCATAAGCACCATACCCTGAATCGGCGTAGCCGTAGCCCGGGTACGCGACACAACCTGATAAGACGCCCACCAGTCCGAAGACCGCGATCAGCTTAACCATGTTTCTGTACCTCCCTCAATGATGAGAGCGGTGGCGAAAGGCAGAAGTTCGAGTGGGAATTGTGTCCGCTTATTACCGTGCTGACGGGGCTCCGTGCGTGCTAACTGAGCGGCTATAGTTTGGTGGAAGGCGGCAGAAGAGCTAAAGGCCCCAGATAATGTCCGCATCGCTCTTGCGCGCTTCGCGCATCATGTCCAGAAAGGGCCACGCACGTTGCGAAAGTCGGTTACGCGACTCGCGGTGATTGTCGGCAGAACAGTGCAACGGTTCTAGCGTCTCCTCTGCTTTCGCGTCGGCCAAGATCGCCGCTTCCAGCCGCCCGATTGCACCGGGCAGTTCATCGTGCATGATGACGCCACGGGTGTCGAGTCGCTTTCCAATCAAACCCAGTAGGTATTGAGCGAGATCCCGAAGCATGACCACATCCGGAGACGCCCTCGATTGAAATGTAATTAGCATGATGGCTCCTTTGGAAAGACATACGACAACCGCCTCGCCGATCGGACTCTTTCGCGCATTATCTTATGAAGTAATCCGCAATCCATAGCTCCGCCTCGACTCGCCCATCGCTATTTTATATCATGACGTGATATAAACAAACGAGGATTGAGTCCACTCTACGGCACCGTTGTTCCCGCTCAGTGCAGCCGCGACGGACAGACGCTCGTCGCTTGTCCCACCATCGCCGGCTTGTTGTCCGATTCTTTCACCCGTCCCCCGACGACCATGCGCGCCGGTTCCGCGCATCGCAACTGCCTGGAGTTACTGAAATGAGCGAAATCACTTTGGAAGAAAAAATCCGCGTGCGCGCTTTCGCACTGTGGCAACAGGACGGTAGCCTCGAAGGATGCGCAGATGAGTACTGGCACATGGCCCGCGTGCTCGTCGAAAAGGAGATGGCCGCCCCTGGCGCGGCCCAGACTGGTGATCCGGAAGTCCCTGCGCCGGTCTGAATCGTCGCTGGGGCATAGTCGCGTCGTTGTACTCTGGCCCGGTCATCGCCGCTCGCGCCCACTCAGGCGTGACCACGTGTGAGCGTCGGACGGGTGTTCACCAGTGCGATGTGGGAAAACGCCTGCGGGCCGTTTCCGACGAGTCGACGTGAATGAGGCGCAGCCCTTTGGGGAAGCGTTGCGCCGTCGTCGCCATACATAGACCAGGGGTAACCCTGCCTGCCAAACCGGACCGGTTCGCGCTCCGTGGACACGGGTTACCAAAGACTTTGCGGGGCTTCCTATCGACGCCTGTGGTAGAGCTCGCGCGCGCCATAGACGGCCGAAATCGCGCCAACAAGCACGGCGGCCACCGCCAGCGAGTCGTCGACCCCATCCGGCCTGGACATCATCGGTGCAAGACACCAGATCCCCACACCGACAGCGCACATGAACAGGCCGAAGATTAGTCCCCAAACCGGACCAGCCTTGCCCGGATGAAGTTTGTGAGTCATCTTCATTTTCATCTCCCCGCCCGCCTTCCCTCCTCATTTCGTCCCACCAGCATTTCTCTTCTGACAACATACTCGGCTACGTGGACGGGAACAAGCAGAACAAGATCTCTTGAAATCTACATCGTGTGCTGCGGTACACACGAAAATCAACGGTAAGAACGGTCCGACGCGCGCCCGGCTGCCACCGACGAGACCGCGCGAAACTCATAGCCAGTGCACCAGCCACTGCGGCAGGAACAATCTGCGCGGCAATCGGGTGAAAATTTCCGGATACCTATCATGTGTACATGTATCACGTCGTGATATATATTGTTACTGTAGAAATCCAATGACTGCTCGTCAAGCGTTTGCGCCGAGGGAGGACATCATGGTTATTGACAGTGACTTCGAGGTCGGATATCTCGTTGTAGTTTTTGCACTGCTAGGCGTAATTCTGATTGGAGGCCTTCTGAGCGCCGCGCACCTGGAACGGTGTCATCCCAAACTGATAGGCGCGGTGCTCGGTGCGCTGCTCGGTGTCGCCGTCATCGAGGTCGTCCCGCTCTTTACTTGAGCGCAATGAGCCGGTGGACAACCGTACCTCGTGGACCCGAAGAATGATGCCGTTCGACCGCATACTGCTTTGCTATGACGGGACACCGGAAGGACGTCAAGCACTCCGTTGCGGTGCAGCACTTGCACGCGAACTGCAAGCAGAGACGCATCTGTTAGCGGTTGTTGATAGCTCGTGGTGGACGAGCGGATACGACGTGCTGTCATCGATGGCGTTCGAGATGGACGAGGACGCGGCAAGATCGATTCTCGAGGAAGGTATCGACCGACTGTCGAATTGCGGACTCACGGTGCAAGGACAATATTGCGTCGGGGATCCCGTCGACAGGATTGCCACGATTGCCGGGAATCTAAGGGTTGATCTGATTGTCATTGGACATCATCGCGCCGGACCGTTCGCCCGTTGGTGGACTGGCGAACGTCACGCGCA from Paraburkholderia hospita encodes the following:
- a CDS encoding DUF2934 domain-containing protein; the protein is MSEITLEEKIRVRAFALWQQDGSLEGCADEYWHMARVLVEKEMAAPGAAQTGDPEVPAPV
- a CDS encoding pyocin activator PrtN family protein, whose protein sequence is MNTAFILMAQYGAKAIIPIDEVCRDYFPHIEVDTLIRKIDHVDGYGCSGLR
- a CDS encoding universal stress protein, with protein sequence MMPFDRILLCYDGTPEGRQALRCGAALARELQAETHLLAVVDSSWWTSGYDVLSSMAFEMDEDAARSILEEGIDRLSNCGLTVQGQYCVGDPVDRIATIAGNLRVDLIVIGHHRAGPFARWWTGERHAQLLDRVACGVLFEISR
- the ybaL gene encoding YbaL family putative K(+) efflux transporter, whose product is MDHNISVITTIASGFSVALILGFIAERIKIPALVGYLVAGIIIGPATPGFVADTHIASQLSEIGVMLLMFGVGLHFSINDLLAVKRIAVPGAVVQMAMATVLGMLVSMWWGWSWGSGLIFGLSLSCASTVVLLKAMETRGVLDTMNGRIAVGWLVVEDLATVLVLVLLPPLADVLGGSVATQAAAQPLWVTIGKTLLQVGAFIALMLIAGRRVLPWLLWQVSRTGSRELFTLSVIASAIGIAYGASELFGVSFALGAFFAGMVMRGSEFSHRAAQESLPLRDAFSVLFFVSVGMLFVPGILLEQPLRVLGVVSIIVFGKSVAAFALVLAFRYPLNTALTVSASLAQIGEFSFILAGLGLALGLLSPEGMSLVLAGALISIALNPLLFGTIEPIRRWTLQYSDLARRLERRGDPYAELPMSIERRYLEGQVVLVGHGRVGRRIATALDANGIPYVVAEQNRELVEILRNKGVAAVSGDATEPAVLIQAHIADAAMLVVAMPDSRNVPQMVETARSLNPDIEIVLRTHSEDESQMLRKEGIGTVFFGEEELARGMTAHVVKRFAPRSYGTTPLTPEDIASEH
- a CDS encoding DUF3564 family protein → MNVDHHLAQELAHIRVMIAQLELLVREDDIRWTNQVNSPDYWRARINAILATDPPALEPLCALEGLDLRSGTEGPFEGEVGRAQWCRDDGLAPAPGHWHVQCVDQEVTRPEHNALAADGSESCSRRR
- the phaP gene encoding phasin family protein (Members of this family are phasins (small proteins associated with inclusions such as PHA granules). Note that several different families of phasins have been named PhaP despite very little sequence similarity to each other.), which gives rise to MMLSHEQIAATQKAYLDNLFNLTNGIVEGADKLARLNMEATRSTLAGQLDGTQKALAVREPQEWLRLHDRLAAPTAERIQARNHQLFEIAASIQVDIMRFAQAQWEAYGHRVRTLAEDVAKSAPVGSGSAVAALNSTITATRKLYETLQETGRRAVEVTRSSFDAAAMAVPGTARRTIGPANEATKR
- a CDS encoding GreA/GreB family elongation factor, with the protein product MDRLRACVLLPTVSAQQRALVEALESTAVVVDHTEIPPNVVTMNTTVQCTTVDGAHAHTWTLVYPDEADYLRGRLSVLSPAGIALLGARCGQTVVCRPPRGVPIQYVIREILLQPESRRRA
- a CDS encoding DUF1840 domain-containing protein translates to MLITFQSRASPDVVMLRDLAQYLLGLIGKRLDTRGVIMHDELPGAIGRLEAAILADAKAEETLEPLHCSADNHRESRNRLSQRAWPFLDMMREARKSDADIIWGL